The Temnothorax longispinosus isolate EJ_2023e chromosome 7, Tlon_JGU_v1, whole genome shotgun sequence genome contains a region encoding:
- the LOC139815819 gene encoding traB domain-containing protein isoform X1 — MLNFSIRYIFLRLSVRRVSFAQGKEMASVPSKVDHVDGDQRENDLLSPIGDKHYDKYSIDERGDHSTSNESLIQGIKEMIAKETGRNVKGIVVKPSEQNMDKESGRSKRVTVCGVSEHIMKKVNDIESERDKAQSDSQSVTQSSSTSSPTNSGNSSDDDGKMSNIESSDSELIVIDEDSDVQNEECNVSDAASELPKIREYDPTIDKNLPDTVTLLTTPDGGKLYLVGTAHFSVESQNDVSKMIQAVQPHIVVVELCKARVGILQIDEDVMLGYAKNIDYQAMMQTIRKEGLYDGLIHILLLRMAAHVAKQLRMPPGGEFRTAFKEAKKVPNCIIHLADRPINITMQRAIRSLSWWQTIKLGWHLIAMKDPITQEDVELCKQRSMLDEIIAQLKEEFPVVGEVFVKERDIYLTNSLQLACLPHRTSNHTFEPARVVGVVGLGHIPGIVENWGKVKPSDIPPIMRVPPPSLSGKIIKLSIKASILGAIIYIGYKVVPTVITFQSLKSSVQGLLQSLLDEDFFECFY; from the exons ATGCTCAATTTCTCCatacgttatatttttcttcgactTTCCGTTCGCCGCGTAAGTTTCGCACAAG GAAAAGAAATGGCATCCGTACCTAGTAAGGTTGATCATGTCGATGGCGATCAACGGGAGAACGATCTCTTATCGCCCATAGGAGACAAGCACTATGACAAGTACTCGATTGACGAAAGGGGTGATCACAGTACATCGAATGAGTCGCTCATACAAGGAATTAAAGAAATGATTGCTAAAGAGACTGGGCGCAATGTGAAAGGAATAGTTGTCAAACCGTCTGAGCAAAATATGGACAAAGAGTCTGGGCGCAGTAAGAGAGTTACTGTCTGTGGAGTGTCTGAACACATTATGAAAAAAGTGAATGATATAGAATCTGAGCGCGATAAAGCACAATCGGATTCTCAATCAGTGACACAGTCTTCATCTACGTCGTCACCGACGAACTCAGGGAACAGTAGCGACGATGATGGTAAGATGAGCAACATCGAATCCTCTGACAGCGAACTGATTGTTATTGATGAAG ATTCCGATGTTCAGAATGAGGAATGTAACGTCAGTGACGCAGCAAGCGAGCTACCGAAAATAAGGGAATATGATCCTactattgataaaaatttaccgGATACTGTGACATTGTTGACAACACCAGACGGAGGAAAATTGTACCTAGTAGGAACGGCACATTTTAGTGTTGAAAGTCAAAATGACGTGtcaaaa ATGATACAGGCTGTGCAGCCTCATATAGTTGTGGTTGAGCTGTGCAAAGCCAGAGTTGGCATATTGCAGATCGACGAGGACGTTATGCTTGGTTACGCTAAAAACATCGATTACC AAGCCATGATGCAGACCATTCGGAAGGAAGGATTGTATGATGGtttaatacacattttattgCTAAGAATGGCAGCTCATGTCGCCAAACAGCTTCGTATGCCACCCGGTGGGGAATTCCGGACGGCATTTAAGGAG GCAAAAAAAGTGCCAAATTGTATCATTCATCTGGCTGATCGACCAATTAACATAACGATGCAACGTGCAATACGATCGTTATCCTGGTGGCAGACTATAAAATTAGGGTGGCATCTGATAGCAATGAAAGACCCCATTACCCAAGAAGACGTCGAACTCTGTAAACAACGATCGATGCTGGATGAAATAATCGCCCAACTGAAGGAGGAATTTCCGGTGGTGGGAGAAGTATTTGTGAAGGAGAGAGATATTTACTTGACGAATTCCCTGCAGTTGGCCTGTCTACCTCATCGTACTTCTAATCATACTTTCGAACCAGCGCGCGTCGTAGGAGTTGTCGGTTTAGGGCACATACCTGGCATTGTCGAAAATTGGGGTAAAGTCAAGCCTTCCGATATACCACCCATTATGAg AGTACCACCGCCATCGTTGTCgggtaaaattataaaattgtccATTAAGGCATCTATACTTGGTGCTATAATTTACATAGGCTACAAAGTTGTACCCACTGTTATCACGTTCCAGTCTCTTAAGTCATCGGTTCAGGGGCTTCTACAG AGTCTTTTGGATGAAGACTTTTTTGAGTGTTTTTATTGA
- the LOC139815819 gene encoding traB domain-containing protein isoform X2 produces the protein MLNFSIRYIFLRLSVRRVSFAQGKEMASVPSKVDHVDGDQRENDLLSPIGDKHYDKYSIDERGDHSTSNESLIQGIKEMIAKETGRNVKGIVVKPSEQNMDKESGRSKRVTVCGVSEHIMKKVNDIESERDKAQSDSQSVTQSSSTSSPTNSGNSSDDDGKMSNIESSDSELIVIDEDSDVQNEECNVSDAASELPKIREYDPTIDKNLPDTVTLLTTPDGGKLYLVGTAHFSVESQNDVSKMIQAVQPHIVVVELCKARVGILQIDEDVMLGYAKNIDYQAMMQTIRKEGLYDGLIHILLLRMAAHVAKQLRMPPGGEFRTAFKEAKKVPNCIIHLADRPINITMQRAIRSLSWWQTIKLGWHLIAMKDPITQEDVELCKQRSMLDEIIAQLKEEFPVVGEVFVKERDIYLTNSLQLACLPHRTSNHTFEPARVVGVVGLGHIPGIVENWGKVKPSDIPPIMRVPPPSLSGKIIKLSIKASILGAIIYIGYKVVPTVITFQSLKSSVQGLLQ, from the exons ATGCTCAATTTCTCCatacgttatatttttcttcgactTTCCGTTCGCCGCGTAAGTTTCGCACAAG GAAAAGAAATGGCATCCGTACCTAGTAAGGTTGATCATGTCGATGGCGATCAACGGGAGAACGATCTCTTATCGCCCATAGGAGACAAGCACTATGACAAGTACTCGATTGACGAAAGGGGTGATCACAGTACATCGAATGAGTCGCTCATACAAGGAATTAAAGAAATGATTGCTAAAGAGACTGGGCGCAATGTGAAAGGAATAGTTGTCAAACCGTCTGAGCAAAATATGGACAAAGAGTCTGGGCGCAGTAAGAGAGTTACTGTCTGTGGAGTGTCTGAACACATTATGAAAAAAGTGAATGATATAGAATCTGAGCGCGATAAAGCACAATCGGATTCTCAATCAGTGACACAGTCTTCATCTACGTCGTCACCGACGAACTCAGGGAACAGTAGCGACGATGATGGTAAGATGAGCAACATCGAATCCTCTGACAGCGAACTGATTGTTATTGATGAAG ATTCCGATGTTCAGAATGAGGAATGTAACGTCAGTGACGCAGCAAGCGAGCTACCGAAAATAAGGGAATATGATCCTactattgataaaaatttaccgGATACTGTGACATTGTTGACAACACCAGACGGAGGAAAATTGTACCTAGTAGGAACGGCACATTTTAGTGTTGAAAGTCAAAATGACGTGtcaaaa ATGATACAGGCTGTGCAGCCTCATATAGTTGTGGTTGAGCTGTGCAAAGCCAGAGTTGGCATATTGCAGATCGACGAGGACGTTATGCTTGGTTACGCTAAAAACATCGATTACC AAGCCATGATGCAGACCATTCGGAAGGAAGGATTGTATGATGGtttaatacacattttattgCTAAGAATGGCAGCTCATGTCGCCAAACAGCTTCGTATGCCACCCGGTGGGGAATTCCGGACGGCATTTAAGGAG GCAAAAAAAGTGCCAAATTGTATCATTCATCTGGCTGATCGACCAATTAACATAACGATGCAACGTGCAATACGATCGTTATCCTGGTGGCAGACTATAAAATTAGGGTGGCATCTGATAGCAATGAAAGACCCCATTACCCAAGAAGACGTCGAACTCTGTAAACAACGATCGATGCTGGATGAAATAATCGCCCAACTGAAGGAGGAATTTCCGGTGGTGGGAGAAGTATTTGTGAAGGAGAGAGATATTTACTTGACGAATTCCCTGCAGTTGGCCTGTCTACCTCATCGTACTTCTAATCATACTTTCGAACCAGCGCGCGTCGTAGGAGTTGTCGGTTTAGGGCACATACCTGGCATTGTCGAAAATTGGGGTAAAGTCAAGCCTTCCGATATACCACCCATTATGAg AGTACCACCGCCATCGTTGTCgggtaaaattataaaattgtccATTAAGGCATCTATACTTGGTGCTATAATTTACATAGGCTACAAAGTTGTACCCACTGTTATCACGTTCCAGTCTCTTAAGTCATCGGTTCAGGGGCTTCTACAG TAA
- the LOC139815821 gene encoding histone-lysine N-methyltransferase SETMAR encodes MEANASADEYEHTVADVMYVVNNIPGPGIDVADFEAEYVVGCLCVTECYNCSCTRGSANYSNDRIVHEKLTGPVFECHARCKCGPNCGNRLVQNGPLNCLLIREVANKGLGLFTNKLIKKGQFICEYAGEVIGLQEARRRIEINKERNTMNYVLVVSEHADDRVTVTCIDPKYFGNIGRYANHSCDPNSILVPVRVEGIVPRLCLFASRDIENVEEVTFDYAGGAMVNSVHCLSDTPCLCGSNNCYRYLPHNQI; translated from the coding sequence ATGGAAGCGAATGCTTCTGCCGATGAGTACGAACATACCGTAGCGGATGTTATGTATGTAGTAAATAATATACCAGGACCTGGGATAGATGTAGCAGACTTTGAAGCGGAATACGTGGTGGGTTGTTTGTGTGTGACTGAATGCTACAATTGTTCGTGTACACGCGGTTCGGCTAATTATTCTAACGACCGAATCGTACATGAGAAATTAACCGGTCCGGTATTTGAATGCCATGCTCGTTGCAAGTGTGGGCCAAATTGTGGAAATAGATTAGTTCAAAATGGGCCGTTAAATTGTTTACTTATCAGAGAAGTCGCCAACAAAGGTCTCGGTCTTTtcacgaataaattaataaagaaggGTCAATTTATTTGCGAATACGCTGGTGAAGTGATAGGACTGCAGGAAGCACGACGtagaattgaaattaataaggaGCGTAACACGATGAATTACGTTCTTGTAGTATCGGAACACGCTGACGATCGTGTTACTGTAACTTGTATAGATCCGAAATATTTTGGTAATATTGGACGCTATGCCAATCATAGCTGTGACCCGAACTCTATTCTTGTCCCGGTCAGGGTGGAGGGAATCGTACCTCGATTATGCCTGTTTGCATCTAGAGATATAGAGAATGTAGAGGAAGTGACTTTTGACTACGCTGGTGGTGCGATGGTTAATTCCGTCCATTGTCTCAGTGATACTCCTTGTCTTTGTGGTTCTAACAATTGTTATCGTTATTTACCACATAATCAGATTTAA
- the LOC139815819 gene encoding traB domain-containing protein isoform X4, translating to MASVPSKVDHVDGDQRENDLLSPIGDKHYDKYSIDERGDHSTSNESLIQGIKEMIAKETGRNVKGIVVKPSEQNMDKESGRSKRVTVCGVSEHIMKKVNDIESERDKAQSDSQSVTQSSSTSSPTNSGNSSDDDGKMSNIESSDSELIVIDEDSDVQNEECNVSDAASELPKIREYDPTIDKNLPDTVTLLTTPDGGKLYLVGTAHFSVESQNDVSKMIQAVQPHIVVVELCKARVGILQIDEDVMLGYAKNIDYQAMMQTIRKEGLYDGLIHILLLRMAAHVAKQLRMPPGGEFRTAFKEAKKVPNCIIHLADRPINITMQRAIRSLSWWQTIKLGWHLIAMKDPITQEDVELCKQRSMLDEIIAQLKEEFPVVGEVFVKERDIYLTNSLQLACLPHRTSNHTFEPARVVGVVGLGHIPGIVENWGKVKPSDIPPIMRVPPPSLSGKIIKLSIKASILGAIIYIGYKVVPTVITFQSLKSSVQGLLQSLLDEDFFECFY from the exons ATGGCATCCGTACCTAGTAAGGTTGATCATGTCGATGGCGATCAACGGGAGAACGATCTCTTATCGCCCATAGGAGACAAGCACTATGACAAGTACTCGATTGACGAAAGGGGTGATCACAGTACATCGAATGAGTCGCTCATACAAGGAATTAAAGAAATGATTGCTAAAGAGACTGGGCGCAATGTGAAAGGAATAGTTGTCAAACCGTCTGAGCAAAATATGGACAAAGAGTCTGGGCGCAGTAAGAGAGTTACTGTCTGTGGAGTGTCTGAACACATTATGAAAAAAGTGAATGATATAGAATCTGAGCGCGATAAAGCACAATCGGATTCTCAATCAGTGACACAGTCTTCATCTACGTCGTCACCGACGAACTCAGGGAACAGTAGCGACGATGATGGTAAGATGAGCAACATCGAATCCTCTGACAGCGAACTGATTGTTATTGATGAAG ATTCCGATGTTCAGAATGAGGAATGTAACGTCAGTGACGCAGCAAGCGAGCTACCGAAAATAAGGGAATATGATCCTactattgataaaaatttaccgGATACTGTGACATTGTTGACAACACCAGACGGAGGAAAATTGTACCTAGTAGGAACGGCACATTTTAGTGTTGAAAGTCAAAATGACGTGtcaaaa ATGATACAGGCTGTGCAGCCTCATATAGTTGTGGTTGAGCTGTGCAAAGCCAGAGTTGGCATATTGCAGATCGACGAGGACGTTATGCTTGGTTACGCTAAAAACATCGATTACC AAGCCATGATGCAGACCATTCGGAAGGAAGGATTGTATGATGGtttaatacacattttattgCTAAGAATGGCAGCTCATGTCGCCAAACAGCTTCGTATGCCACCCGGTGGGGAATTCCGGACGGCATTTAAGGAG GCAAAAAAAGTGCCAAATTGTATCATTCATCTGGCTGATCGACCAATTAACATAACGATGCAACGTGCAATACGATCGTTATCCTGGTGGCAGACTATAAAATTAGGGTGGCATCTGATAGCAATGAAAGACCCCATTACCCAAGAAGACGTCGAACTCTGTAAACAACGATCGATGCTGGATGAAATAATCGCCCAACTGAAGGAGGAATTTCCGGTGGTGGGAGAAGTATTTGTGAAGGAGAGAGATATTTACTTGACGAATTCCCTGCAGTTGGCCTGTCTACCTCATCGTACTTCTAATCATACTTTCGAACCAGCGCGCGTCGTAGGAGTTGTCGGTTTAGGGCACATACCTGGCATTGTCGAAAATTGGGGTAAAGTCAAGCCTTCCGATATACCACCCATTATGAg AGTACCACCGCCATCGTTGTCgggtaaaattataaaattgtccATTAAGGCATCTATACTTGGTGCTATAATTTACATAGGCTACAAAGTTGTACCCACTGTTATCACGTTCCAGTCTCTTAAGTCATCGGTTCAGGGGCTTCTACAG AGTCTTTTGGATGAAGACTTTTTTGAGTGTTTTTATTGA
- the LOC139815819 gene encoding traB domain-containing protein isoform X3 yields MHNGKEMASVPSKVDHVDGDQRENDLLSPIGDKHYDKYSIDERGDHSTSNESLIQGIKEMIAKETGRNVKGIVVKPSEQNMDKESGRSKRVTVCGVSEHIMKKVNDIESERDKAQSDSQSVTQSSSTSSPTNSGNSSDDDGKMSNIESSDSELIVIDEDSDVQNEECNVSDAASELPKIREYDPTIDKNLPDTVTLLTTPDGGKLYLVGTAHFSVESQNDVSKMIQAVQPHIVVVELCKARVGILQIDEDVMLGYAKNIDYQAMMQTIRKEGLYDGLIHILLLRMAAHVAKQLRMPPGGEFRTAFKEAKKVPNCIIHLADRPINITMQRAIRSLSWWQTIKLGWHLIAMKDPITQEDVELCKQRSMLDEIIAQLKEEFPVVGEVFVKERDIYLTNSLQLACLPHRTSNHTFEPARVVGVVGLGHIPGIVENWGKVKPSDIPPIMRVPPPSLSGKIIKLSIKASILGAIIYIGYKVVPTVITFQSLKSSVQGLLQSLLDEDFFECFY; encoded by the exons ATGCATAACG GAAAAGAAATGGCATCCGTACCTAGTAAGGTTGATCATGTCGATGGCGATCAACGGGAGAACGATCTCTTATCGCCCATAGGAGACAAGCACTATGACAAGTACTCGATTGACGAAAGGGGTGATCACAGTACATCGAATGAGTCGCTCATACAAGGAATTAAAGAAATGATTGCTAAAGAGACTGGGCGCAATGTGAAAGGAATAGTTGTCAAACCGTCTGAGCAAAATATGGACAAAGAGTCTGGGCGCAGTAAGAGAGTTACTGTCTGTGGAGTGTCTGAACACATTATGAAAAAAGTGAATGATATAGAATCTGAGCGCGATAAAGCACAATCGGATTCTCAATCAGTGACACAGTCTTCATCTACGTCGTCACCGACGAACTCAGGGAACAGTAGCGACGATGATGGTAAGATGAGCAACATCGAATCCTCTGACAGCGAACTGATTGTTATTGATGAAG ATTCCGATGTTCAGAATGAGGAATGTAACGTCAGTGACGCAGCAAGCGAGCTACCGAAAATAAGGGAATATGATCCTactattgataaaaatttaccgGATACTGTGACATTGTTGACAACACCAGACGGAGGAAAATTGTACCTAGTAGGAACGGCACATTTTAGTGTTGAAAGTCAAAATGACGTGtcaaaa ATGATACAGGCTGTGCAGCCTCATATAGTTGTGGTTGAGCTGTGCAAAGCCAGAGTTGGCATATTGCAGATCGACGAGGACGTTATGCTTGGTTACGCTAAAAACATCGATTACC AAGCCATGATGCAGACCATTCGGAAGGAAGGATTGTATGATGGtttaatacacattttattgCTAAGAATGGCAGCTCATGTCGCCAAACAGCTTCGTATGCCACCCGGTGGGGAATTCCGGACGGCATTTAAGGAG GCAAAAAAAGTGCCAAATTGTATCATTCATCTGGCTGATCGACCAATTAACATAACGATGCAACGTGCAATACGATCGTTATCCTGGTGGCAGACTATAAAATTAGGGTGGCATCTGATAGCAATGAAAGACCCCATTACCCAAGAAGACGTCGAACTCTGTAAACAACGATCGATGCTGGATGAAATAATCGCCCAACTGAAGGAGGAATTTCCGGTGGTGGGAGAAGTATTTGTGAAGGAGAGAGATATTTACTTGACGAATTCCCTGCAGTTGGCCTGTCTACCTCATCGTACTTCTAATCATACTTTCGAACCAGCGCGCGTCGTAGGAGTTGTCGGTTTAGGGCACATACCTGGCATTGTCGAAAATTGGGGTAAAGTCAAGCCTTCCGATATACCACCCATTATGAg AGTACCACCGCCATCGTTGTCgggtaaaattataaaattgtccATTAAGGCATCTATACTTGGTGCTATAATTTACATAGGCTACAAAGTTGTACCCACTGTTATCACGTTCCAGTCTCTTAAGTCATCGGTTCAGGGGCTTCTACAG AGTCTTTTGGATGAAGACTTTTTTGAGTGTTTTTATTGA